The following proteins are encoded in a genomic region of Dokdonia donghaensis DSW-1:
- a CDS encoding PorV/PorQ family protein: MKKSLTILSILITMTAASQAVRSYSNEFLNIGVDAAALGMSNAVVASTSDVNAGYWNPAGLVNLEDNQISLMHASYFANIANYDYIGFAKPLDDKSAVGISIIRFGVDDILNTTQLIDDQGNIDYNRISLFSTADYAFTVSYARALPLDGLNLGVNAKVVRRVIGDFANSWGFGLDVGLQFKRGDWDFGLMARDITTTVNAWSIDEEQFATISDAVEGQNQELPEKTEITIPKLQIGMGRQWIFHYDYSLRAELDMNFRFTQTNDIISSSSVSATPALGLEFGYAELVYVRAGVGNFQELTALDNSTTMGFQPNIGVGFKYKGIHVDYALTDIGDQSAAIYSNVFSVKLDWELFR; the protein is encoded by the coding sequence TTGAAAAAATCGCTTACCATACTATCTATACTTATTACAATGACTGCTGCTTCTCAAGCGGTACGTTCTTACTCAAATGAGTTTTTGAATATTGGTGTAGACGCTGCCGCTCTTGGTATGAGTAATGCGGTTGTGGCAAGTACAAGCGATGTAAATGCGGGCTACTGGAATCCTGCAGGGCTAGTGAACCTAGAAGATAACCAGATCTCATTAATGCACGCTTCTTACTTTGCAAACATTGCAAACTACGACTACATAGGCTTTGCAAAACCACTAGATGATAAAAGTGCCGTAGGTATTTCTATCATAAGGTTTGGGGTAGACGATATTTTAAACACCACACAGCTCATAGATGATCAAGGTAATATAGATTACAATCGTATAAGCTTATTTTCTACTGCAGACTATGCCTTTACGGTCTCTTATGCACGCGCGCTGCCACTAGATGGTTTAAATCTAGGGGTGAATGCAAAGGTGGTACGTCGTGTGATAGGCGACTTTGCAAATAGTTGGGGTTTTGGCCTTGATGTAGGACTACAATTTAAGAGAGGCGACTGGGATTTTGGGCTTATGGCGCGTGATATCACCACTACCGTAAATGCGTGGAGCATAGATGAAGAGCAGTTTGCTACCATAAGCGATGCCGTAGAAGGGCAAAATCAAGAACTTCCAGAAAAAACAGAAATCACCATCCCAAAACTTCAAATAGGTATGGGAAGACAGTGGATTTTCCATTACGACTACTCCTTAAGAGCAGAACTTGATATGAATTTTAGATTTACTCAAACTAATGATATCATCTCTAGCTCGTCTGTAAGTGCAACTCCTGCCCTAGGTCTTGAATTTGGCTATGCAGAGCTGGTGTATGTGCGAGCGGGTGTAGGTAATTTCCAAGAACTCACAGCACTAGACAATAGTACTACGATGGGCTTCCAGCCTAACATTGGTGTAGGTTTTAAGTACAAAGGCATTCACGTAGATTATGCACTCACAGATATAGGTGATCAGAGCGCTGCTATATATTCTAACGTATTTTCTGTAAAATTAGATTGGGAACTTTTTAGATAG
- a CDS encoding T9SS type B sorting domain-containing protein, which translates to MMKILRLALAFILFSFFNTLVFAQSSPGGPTCAASVPFCTAELAQPFDNCYNGSTNPNCTTSGESGIDYGCLGSTPYPTWYFLQIDQAGTLEFEIVQNGSIEDDGTPTGNGLDVDFAIWGPFNDTNVCGMLGSPLDCSFSAAPIENATIPNAQVGEVYVFLVTNYAASIGGTPNGGQGEIYINQTNATAGNAGTTDCSIVNASLGADQEVCDGETVTLDATSPDAAGYAWAVDTGAGFMPVLDGTGSQVTTATLDVTTSGNYQVTITDFDGETGTDEVLVTFFTVPTATQPADLFECDTDADGSATFNLDTQIGDILNGQDPNEFDVTFHLSLADASGPAGIGALTGTAAYTSTTDEIFVRVENANLAECVATTSFMINVVDLPVATMPGLYEICDDAADGDDTNGIATFDLSTLNDDVLNGLDSMQFVVSYHATGPDATANANPLPLAYENVGSPNNDQIFARVENTAFTGCFSITPVNLRVNALPALTSPVTLRQCDDDMNGVSIINLTQAEGELSTNAANETFAYFDSSGASIPDPTAYMNSSNPFLETIGVTVTNLNGCSRDGTINLIISASQIPGGTLFADEMECDTDSDGVALFDFSAATAAIEASFAPQVVIVSYYETQQEALSEVNPIADPSAYNNNLTYTSAGGVQDIWVRVEADTDNGCVGLGEHVRLTVVPNPTFLPNISALEECSPIANAAQFDLTENDAEITGGDPNILVTYYENVGNYTAMNAIANPTAFSNSSNPQTIYYSLEDATTGCTTFDFVNLAMNFELIVNQNPVLTTPTELQVCDDDGVIDGLTTVDLSSKDIEITGGFDANLTITYHLDLAGADAGDASIPDKTMFTMTTNPQIVVARVTDNTTACYATVNLSVRSFPVPVPVTPADYEECDDDNDGVFDFFVLSSRDAEITGGDPTLTVSYYLTQADADNAPVGQELDNMMYINNEPFEQIVYARVFNDAGCYSTTPLTLRVLNTPMPNQDALPYALCDDDTDGLQIFDLSTQEANILGGLDPATHTVEWFSSLASAEAGAPAIATPNAYTSNTATVYALVTDTAQMTTTMTFCSNIAPLELIVNPLPTPTQPAEYELCDDIESGSDTDEFASFDLRSRDDEITGGNDDWSVSYHLTQADADAGTPVLTDMYQNVVMANQTIFVRVEDIVTACYETITLTLVVNPLPSPTTIAPVEECDTMANDGDPDNDGDAIFDLTGQVTTDIINGEAFVGLTFHETIAAAELGTPAIANPAAYQTVSRTIYVRATDTDPATSTECYRIVELELIVQPAPVLPTTIPDLTECDDDGDGQALFDLTQNDAVIYGTQTPAAVTLTYHETLASAEAMVGSAADMPIADPVNYLASAPVTQLWVRLEDTATGCTVVGTFNLNIAMIPTITPPGLFEACDSAGALVGTDDDGITTFDLTSLDAGITGGDPALTVTYYESQADLDAGIANAIATPAAYINDGTSPQTLFILVSSSDAGMCGAETTVDLQVNPLPVIGEPLPEAIACDEDNDGFGAFDLQQYNDDLLATLTDITLRFYETLDNATADTGAGQIDITVPYNNITGMTSLYVVAQDTNPATATACTKIYEFELVVYPIPEIPAALETLTECDNDNNLMEIIDLTQNEVAIIGTQDATTLVITYHNTLADAETGNNPIIDPANYNATQMTPLEVIWVRLQVNDGSPNICAAVSSFEISVESPPTANPVNDDLDLMVCDDDADTFNVFDLTVNEASLTGGDPLLSVTYYASLADQMSDTPITDPTAYTNIQNPQTIQAVVSSAAGCTDQTTFDIEVLPLPTPNTMPDAVEVCDATTDIDTDGDGVIDAGSGSDTDGFESFDLTGVIAQIGGGEPVDILVYTDLAFAEANPDDPTLAVADVTNFINTTSGNQTLYARVERNVPGDDDLDSDGNLCYVIVPFEVIVNPLPVLAEAGPIDYTFCEEFDGDDTMGSVDLTTLADEIGILAAPQVTSDFTISYHQLLVQAEANTAALSSPYTVADGEELFVRIEDNTTGCVNFTSIIFTVESRPEVSPADNMVQCADDLGINVAPNQDEATFDLTQQNAMITGGVAGTSVTYYTSLADAEAMINAIDTPSAYVNTSNPQTIYARAVNTASNCESTMVVDFEIFVQALPYTDLSNEGGQICVDEITGEALDPFTIDGTVEDPQIGVTYSYAWTLDGALISLNPVVTVDAAGTYQVLVTATYVDGTECDYLAEAVYTAESAPVFEAIVLEPSFNSSGLYTVEVINITGANPNSEYEFALDDGPFQSSTTFTNVTPGTHTIFGRLASGNCSISEFEIGIIDYPRFFTPNADGFHDTWNIIGLGVDPNLNAKIFIFDRYGKLLKQLSPTSPGWDGTFNGQPMPSNDYWFRVEFTEVDDLGTQRTVNGHFTLKR; encoded by the coding sequence CCACTATTCCAAATGCGCAGGTTGGTGAGGTTTATGTTTTTTTAGTAACTAATTATGCTGCAAGTATTGGAGGTACACCGAATGGAGGTCAAGGTGAAATTTATATAAATCAAACAAATGCTACTGCCGGTAATGCAGGAACTACAGATTGCTCAATAGTTAATGCTTCTTTAGGAGCAGATCAAGAGGTTTGTGATGGAGAAACAGTAACGCTAGATGCTACATCACCAGATGCTGCTGGATATGCTTGGGCAGTAGATACAGGTGCAGGATTTATGCCTGTATTAGACGGTACGGGTTCACAAGTAACAACAGCTACACTTGATGTAACGACTTCTGGCAACTACCAAGTGACTATAACAGATTTTGATGGAGAGACTGGGACAGATGAGGTTTTAGTTACATTCTTTACGGTACCTACAGCAACGCAACCAGCAGATCTTTTTGAATGTGATACAGATGCAGACGGATCGGCTACTTTTAATCTAGACACTCAAATAGGTGATATCCTTAACGGGCAAGACCCTAATGAGTTTGATGTGACTTTTCACTTAAGTCTTGCAGATGCTTCTGGTCCGGCAGGAATAGGAGCCCTTACAGGTACCGCGGCTTACACTTCTACCACAGATGAGATATTTGTGCGTGTAGAAAATGCAAACTTGGCTGAGTGTGTAGCGACTACAAGCTTTATGATTAACGTTGTAGACTTACCTGTAGCAACAATGCCAGGTCTTTATGAGATTTGTGATGATGCGGCAGATGGTGATGATACAAATGGTATTGCCACCTTTGACCTATCTACACTTAATGATGATGTTTTAAATGGACTTGACTCTATGCAATTTGTGGTGAGTTACCACGCAACAGGTCCTGATGCGACTGCAAATGCAAATCCATTACCGCTTGCTTATGAAAACGTAGGTTCACCAAACAATGATCAAATCTTTGCACGTGTCGAGAATACTGCTTTTACGGGTTGTTTTTCTATCACCCCAGTAAATTTAAGAGTAAATGCTTTGCCAGCATTAACTTCACCTGTGACGCTACGCCAGTGTGATGATGATATGAATGGAGTAAGCATTATAAATTTAACCCAAGCAGAAGGCGAGTTAAGTACAAATGCCGCAAATGAAACCTTTGCTTATTTTGATTCTTCTGGAGCTTCTATTCCAGACCCTACTGCTTATATGAATAGTAGTAACCCATTTCTTGAAACAATTGGAGTTACGGTAACAAACTTAAATGGGTGTTCTCGCGATGGGACCATAAATCTTATAATTAGTGCTTCTCAAATACCTGGAGGTACATTATTTGCAGATGAGATGGAGTGTGATACAGATAGTGATGGGGTTGCTTTATTTGATTTTTCTGCAGCAACAGCAGCTATAGAAGCATCGTTTGCTCCGCAAGTTGTTATTGTATCTTACTATGAAACACAACAAGAAGCTTTATCTGAAGTAAATCCTATTGCAGATCCTTCTGCTTATAATAACAACCTTACGTACACAAGTGCTGGAGGTGTTCAAGATATCTGGGTACGAGTTGAAGCAGACACAGATAATGGTTGTGTAGGTCTTGGAGAGCACGTACGTCTTACCGTTGTTCCTAACCCCACTTTTCTACCCAACATCTCTGCGCTAGAAGAATGTTCACCTATCGCAAACGCTGCCCAATTTGATCTAACCGAGAACGATGCCGAGATTACGGGCGGTGATCCTAATATTCTAGTTACTTATTATGAGAATGTAGGGAATTACACGGCGATGAATGCTATTGCTAACCCTACTGCTTTTTCAAACAGTAGCAACCCTCAAACCATTTACTATAGTCTTGAGGATGCTACTACGGGTTGTACTACGTTTGATTTTGTAAACCTTGCGATGAACTTTGAGCTCATCGTAAACCAGAATCCTGTACTCACCACGCCTACCGAACTTCAAGTTTGTGATGATGATGGTGTGATAGATGGACTTACCACAGTAGATCTCTCTTCAAAAGATATTGAGATCACGGGTGGTTTTGATGCAAACCTTACCATCACCTACCACCTTGACCTCGCTGGTGCCGATGCTGGTGATGCAAGTATTCCAGACAAAACAATGTTTACAATGACCACCAATCCTCAGATTGTAGTGGCTCGTGTGACCGATAATACCACGGCTTGTTATGCAACGGTAAATCTTAGTGTGCGTAGTTTCCCAGTGCCAGTACCCGTAACTCCTGCAGATTATGAGGAGTGTGATGATGATAACGACGGAGTTTTTGACTTCTTCGTGCTCTCCTCTAGAGACGCCGAAATCACCGGTGGTGACCCAACCCTTACCGTCTCCTATTACCTCACTCAGGCAGATGCAGATAATGCACCGGTGGGTCAGGAGCTAGATAATATGATGTATATCAACAATGAGCCTTTTGAGCAAATTGTATATGCTCGCGTTTTTAACGATGCCGGTTGTTACAGCACTACACCGCTTACCCTGCGTGTGCTCAACACCCCGATGCCTAACCAAGATGCGCTTCCATACGCGCTGTGTGATGACGATACCGATGGGCTTCAAATATTTGATTTGAGTACGCAAGAAGCTAATATCTTAGGTGGTTTAGACCCTGCAACGCATACGGTGGAGTGGTTTTCTTCTCTCGCTTCCGCGGAAGCTGGAGCTCCTGCCATTGCAACTCCTAACGCTTATACGAGCAATACCGCTACCGTATATGCCCTAGTAACTGACACTGCACAGATGACCACTACAATGACCTTCTGTAGTAATATTGCCCCTTTAGAACTTATTGTAAACCCATTACCAACCCCTACCCAACCTGCCGAATATGAGCTCTGTGATGATATAGAAAGTGGTAGTGATACCGATGAGTTTGCAAGCTTTGATTTACGTAGCCGTGATGATGAGATTACCGGTGGTAATGACGATTGGAGTGTGAGCTATCACCTCACCCAAGCAGATGCAGATGCCGGTACGCCCGTACTTACAGATATGTATCAGAATGTAGTAATGGCAAACCAAACCATCTTTGTACGTGTAGAAGATATTGTAACGGCTTGTTATGAGACTATCACCTTAACCTTAGTGGTAAACCCATTACCATCACCTACTACCATAGCACCGGTAGAGGAGTGTGATACAATGGCAAATGATGGCGACCCAGATAATGATGGGGATGCTATTTTTGACCTTACTGGCCAGGTAACGACAGACATTATAAATGGCGAGGCCTTTGTGGGACTTACCTTCCACGAGACCATTGCCGCTGCAGAGCTAGGTACACCAGCCATAGCAAACCCAGCAGCCTACCAGACGGTATCAAGAACTATTTATGTAAGAGCTACAGATACAGACCCTGCTACCAGCACTGAGTGTTACCGTATCGTAGAGTTAGAACTTATCGTGCAACCTGCACCGGTACTACCTACCACTATCCCAGACCTTACCGAGTGTGATGATGATGGGGACGGGCAAGCGCTGTTTGACCTTACACAAAACGATGCCGTGATCTACGGGACACAAACCCCAGCAGCTGTAACCCTTACGTATCACGAGACACTTGCCAGTGCAGAAGCAATGGTAGGCAGTGCGGCAGATATGCCTATTGCAGACCCTGTAAACTACCTTGCCAGTGCACCGGTAACCCAGCTGTGGGTACGTCTAGAAGACACCGCAACAGGTTGTACTGTAGTAGGTACTTTTAATCTAAACATCGCAATGATTCCTACCATCACCCCACCAGGACTTTTTGAAGCCTGTGATAGTGCGGGTGCCCTCGTAGGAACCGATGATGATGGGATTACTACTTTTGACCTTACCAGCCTTGATGCAGGTATTACCGGTGGAGATCCAGCCCTTACCGTGACCTACTATGAGTCGCAAGCAGACCTAGATGCAGGTATTGCAAATGCTATTGCCACACCAGCGGCATATATCAATGATGGTACTAGTCCGCAGACGCTTTTTATCTTAGTAAGTAGTAGTGATGCAGGAATGTGTGGTGCAGAGACTACGGTAGACCTACAGGTGAATCCGCTACCTGTTATTGGAGAACCTTTACCAGAAGCGATAGCTTGTGATGAAGACAATGATGGTTTTGGAGCCTTTGACTTGCAACAATATAATGATGACTTGTTAGCAACGCTTACAGATATCACCCTACGTTTTTATGAAACCCTAGATAATGCCACGGCAGACACGGGAGCAGGGCAGATAGATATTACCGTTCCTTATAACAACATCACAGGGATGACCTCACTGTATGTGGTAGCACAAGATACCAACCCTGCAACGGCAACGGCTTGTACTAAGATTTATGAGTTTGAGCTTGTGGTGTATCCTATCCCAGAGATTCCCGCAGCCCTTGAAACACTTACCGAGTGTGATAATGATAATAACCTGATGGAAATCATAGACCTTACTCAAAATGAGGTTGCCATCATAGGGACACAAGATGCAACCACGCTTGTCATTACCTATCACAATACCCTAGCAGATGCAGAAACGGGTAACAACCCAATTATTGATCCAGCCAACTATAACGCAACACAGATGACACCACTTGAGGTAATCTGGGTACGTTTACAAGTAAATGATGGTAGTCCAAATATCTGTGCTGCAGTGAGCTCTTTTGAAATCTCTGTAGAAAGCCCACCTACGGCAAACCCAGTAAATGATGATCTAGACCTAATGGTTTGTGATGATGATGCAGATACCTTTAATGTATTTGACCTTACGGTTAATGAGGCAAGTCTTACCGGTGGTGATCCATTACTATCTGTGACCTATTATGCAAGTCTTGCAGACCAGATGAGTGATACTCCTATTACAGACCCTACAGCTTATACAAACATTCAGAACCCACAGACGATACAGGCAGTAGTCTCTAGCGCAGCAGGATGTACCGACCAGACTACTTTTGACATTGAGGTGTTACCATTACCTACGCCTAACACAATGCCAGATGCCGTGGAGGTATGTGATGCCACGACAGATATTGATACTGATGGCGATGGGGTGATTGACGCTGGCTCTGGTTCAGATACCGATGGTTTTGAGAGCTTTGATCTTACGGGTGTGATTGCTCAGATAGGCGGAGGGGAGCCTGTAGATATCTTAGTGTATACAGATCTCGCTTTCGCGGAAGCGAACCCAGACGACCCAACGCTTGCAGTGGCAGATGTCACTAACTTTATCAATACCACATCTGGTAACCAAACGCTCTACGCACGTGTGGAACGTAATGTACCGGGCGATGATGACTTAGACAGCGACGGAAACTTATGTTATGTGATTGTGCCTTTTGAGGTGATTGTAAATCCGCTACCTGTATTGGCAGAAGCGGGACCTATTGATTATACCTTCTGTGAAGAATTTGATGGAGATGATACAATGGGAAGTGTTGATCTTACGACCCTGGCAGATGAGATAGGGATTCTTGCGGCGCCACAGGTAACGAGTGATTTTACGATAAGCTATCACCAGTTACTGGTGCAGGCAGAGGCAAACACGGCTGCACTAAGTTCGCCATACACGGTGGCAGATGGTGAGGAGCTGTTTGTGCGTATTGAAGATAACACCACGGGTTGTGTGAACTTTACAAGCATCATCTTTACGGTAGAGAGCCGTCCAGAGGTGTCTCCAGCAGATAATATGGTACAGTGTGCCGATGATCTTGGGATTAATGTTGCGCCTAACCAAGATGAGGCTACCTTTGACCTTACCCAGCAAAATGCGATGATTACCGGTGGGGTAGCTGGCACTTCTGTTACTTACTACACCAGCCTGGCAGATGCAGAGGCAATGATAAATGCGATAGACACGCCTAGTGCTTATGTGAATACAAGTAACCCACAGACTATTTATGCTAGAGCGGTTAATACAGCTAGTAACTGTGAGAGTACGATGGTGGTAGACTTTGAGATTTTTGTACAAGCACTACCATATACAGACCTTAGCAATGAGGGCGGACAGATTTGTGTGGATGAGATTACGGGTGAAGCGCTTGATCCGTTTACGATAGATGGTACGGTAGAAGATCCTCAGATTGGGGTGACTTATAGCTATGCGTGGACACTAGATGGTGCATTGATATCACTAAATCCTGTGGTGACTGTAGATGCTGCAGGAACCTACCAGGTGCTGGTTACAGCTACGTATGTAGATGGTACGGAGTGTGATTACCTAGCAGAGGCGGTATATACGGCAGAGAGCGCGCCGGTGTTTGAGGCGATTGTACTAGAACCTTCTTTTAACAGTAGCGGATTATACACGGTAGAGGTGATCAACATCACGGGAGCAAATCCTAACTCTGAGTATGAGTTTGCTCTAGATGATGGCCCGTTCCAGAGTAGTACGACTTTTACAAATGTGACTCCAGGAACACATACCATTTTTGGAAGACTAGCAAGTGGTAACTGTTCGATCTCTGAGTTTGAGATAGGGATCATCGATTACCCACGTTTCTTTACACCTAACGCAGATGGTTTTCACGATACGTGGAATATCATAGGGCTGGGCGTGGATCCTAACCTGAATGCAAAGATTTTCATCTTTGATAGATATGGGAAGCTCTTAAAACAACTAAGCCCTACAAGCCCAGGATGGGACGGTACTTTTAATGGACAACCGATGCCGAGTAACGACTACTGGTTTAGAGTAGAGTTTACAGAGGTAGATGACCTAGGGACACAGAGAACCGTAAATGGTCACTTTACATTGAAGAGATAA
- a CDS encoding CDP-alcohol phosphatidyltransferase family protein encodes MSIKSYVPNAITMGNLLSGCVAVVFAVNDRLELAAIFVALGIFFDFFDGFFARILNASSEVGLQLDSLADMVTSGVVPGVVMYQLLEDASGIPWGAALEEQHFHLGYIGFAITMASAYRLAKFNVDDRQTNSFIGLPTPANTLFILSLPLILMFEEYAFAKALLENPYVLILLTALSCFMLNAELPLFALKFKNWSFGQNEVRYLFLLASVLLLVFFQFLGVPLIIILYILLSLVFKEQS; translated from the coding sequence ATGTCTATAAAGAGTTACGTACCTAATGCAATCACAATGGGCAACCTTTTAAGCGGTTGTGTCGCAGTCGTATTTGCTGTAAATGACAGGCTTGAACTTGCTGCCATATTTGTAGCTCTTGGGATTTTCTTTGATTTTTTTGATGGATTTTTTGCGCGTATTCTTAATGCCTCTAGTGAGGTAGGATTGCAACTAGACTCACTGGCAGATATGGTGACTAGTGGTGTAGTGCCTGGTGTGGTAATGTATCAACTGCTAGAAGATGCTAGCGGCATTCCTTGGGGAGCGGCACTTGAAGAGCAGCACTTTCACTTAGGGTATATAGGCTTTGCCATAACGATGGCTTCGGCATATAGGTTGGCAAAATTTAATGTAGACGATCGCCAGACTAATTCTTTTATAGGACTTCCTACGCCTGCAAATACCTTATTTATACTAAGCTTGCCGCTCATATTAATGTTTGAAGAGTACGCTTTCGCGAAAGCGCTATTAGAAAACCCATATGTCCTTATATTACTTACCGCATTAAGTTGTTTTATGCTCAATGCAGAACTTCCATTATTTGCATTGAAGTTCAAAAACTGGTCTTTTGGCCAAAATGAAGTGCGCTACTTATTCTTACTAGCCAGTGTATTATTACTGGTGTTCTTTCAATTTTTAGGAGTTCCTCTTATTATTATCTTATACATTCTTCTTTCCTTAGTTTTTAAGGAGCAATCATAG
- a CDS encoding aminoacyl-histidine dipeptidase, with protein sequence MDNQEIRNLEPKALWNKFADLNAVPRPSKKEERVIAFMKDFGTKLGLETIEDEVGNVIIRKPATAGHEDKKMIVMQSHLDMVHQKNNDTEFDFDNQGIEMYVDGDWVRAKGTTLGADNGLGVATIMAVLESTTIEHPAIEALFTIDEETGMTGAMGLKGGILKGDILLNLDTEDDDEIGVGCAGGVDITATRTYTEEGLDDGLVGYEVKVAGLNGGHSGMDIIKGLGNANKMMNRLLYNAAENFEIRISSIDGGSLRNAIPRESVAIIAVDENQKAAFEADFTDMAAAIHGEYASLEKELELSIKQIALNDNVMNLESQSQLLKAICAAHNGVYRMSPDIADLVETSNNIARVMVKDGGIKIGCLTRSSVDSSKDDLANTLTATFELAGFDVALSGDYPGWAPNMDSAILKVLEAKYKEINNEAPHVAACHAGLECGILGQNYPEMDMISFGPTIKGAHSPDERASISSAQKYWDFVIEILKDIPVA encoded by the coding sequence ATGGATAATCAAGAAATAAGAAATCTCGAGCCAAAAGCACTCTGGAATAAATTTGCCGATCTTAATGCTGTACCACGACCTTCTAAAAAGGAGGAGCGTGTGATTGCGTTTATGAAAGATTTTGGGACTAAGCTTGGCCTAGAAACGATAGAGGATGAAGTAGGGAATGTGATCATAAGAAAACCAGCTACTGCAGGTCACGAAGATAAAAAGATGATTGTGATGCAGTCACACCTGGATATGGTGCATCAAAAAAATAATGACACCGAGTTTGATTTTGACAATCAAGGTATTGAGATGTATGTAGATGGTGACTGGGTACGTGCAAAAGGCACTACACTAGGAGCAGATAATGGTCTTGGAGTGGCGACCATAATGGCTGTGCTTGAAAGTACTACCATAGAGCACCCGGCTATAGAGGCGCTTTTTACAATAGATGAAGAGACTGGGATGACAGGAGCAATGGGTCTTAAAGGAGGAATTCTTAAAGGCGATATCTTGCTTAATCTAGACACAGAAGACGATGATGAGATAGGTGTAGGTTGTGCTGGTGGTGTAGATATCACGGCTACACGTACCTATACAGAAGAGGGACTAGATGATGGTCTTGTAGGTTATGAAGTGAAAGTGGCTGGTCTTAATGGAGGTCACTCTGGGATGGATATTATAAAAGGCCTAGGTAATGCAAATAAGATGATGAATCGTCTTTTATACAATGCTGCAGAAAATTTTGAAATACGTATATCTAGTATAGATGGCGGTAGTTTACGTAACGCGATACCAAGAGAGAGCGTGGCTATCATAGCTGTGGACGAAAATCAGAAAGCTGCTTTTGAAGCAGATTTTACAGATATGGCGGCAGCAATACACGGTGAATATGCTTCACTAGAAAAAGAGCTAGAGCTTTCTATCAAGCAAATAGCTCTCAATGATAACGTGATGAACCTTGAGTCACAAAGCCAGTTGCTCAAAGCTATCTGCGCGGCACATAATGGTGTGTACAGGATGAGTCCAGATATAGCAGACCTGGTAGAAACATCAAATAACATAGCAAGAGTTATGGTAAAAGATGGAGGTATAAAGATAGGATGTCTTACTCGCTCATCTGTAGATAGCTCTAAAGATGATCTTGCAAATACACTTACAGCTACTTTTGAGCTTGCAGGTTTTGATGTAGCACTCTCTGGAGATTACCCAGGATGGGCGCCTAATATGGATAGTGCTATCTTAAAAGTGCTTGAAGCAAAGTATAAAGAAATAAATAATGAAGCTCCACACGTAGCTGCTTGTCACGCAGGATTAGAGTGTGGTATTTTAGGTCAAAACTATCCTGAGATGGATATGATATCTTTTGGGCCTACAATAAAAGGAGCGCACTCTCCAGATGAGAGAGCAAGTATCTCAAGTGCTCAGAAGTACTGGGATTTTGTTATTGAGATTTTAAAGGATATACCGGTGGCTTAG